The following nucleotide sequence is from Aedes aegypti strain LVP_AGWG chromosome 3, AaegL5.0 Primary Assembly, whole genome shotgun sequence.
CGGAATTTTACCGTAATCTCAACCGccgaacagttcggtgaaataaaacaccgtaattttgTCGGAATTTGACGGAAtccggtgaatttttaccgaatactgtagaaatttaccgtactccgttaatttattttaccgaactgttcagctgttgagatttcacaggaattcgtaaaattatttaggtgtgtaggatgtcagtactcattttaaaaatataaattgtaattcttttaaacagcatgcataaatattgaagttttcttcgaaaaaaactatcaaaaatatcccgttttacggtacctacaaAATGTGCATTAGTACTGCGAGTGATAGCTCCAacccagacaaacagacgtaacactgatggaatttctgtcgaccactcatttaacgatcatttcaaattcgctatatTTTAAACCTCAAAAGCAAGCGCGCCCGCATAGTTTTTCTACGTGTTCGAAGTATCACACTATCGCCATCTAGGGTAAATCGTcaaatgttgaacggttaagatagacgtttttttgttatttgattttcatgaaaattttgatagaaaggttgctaaaaaagcattcaacaccgtagatgattgtttaacattatttctgTAACAGCTTTAGCACGGTAATGtccatttttaattgaaaaaatatatatttaaaaagataATTCTATACCCATTTGTTGAACACATACATAACCCATCttatcctaatgttgaacgattgTCGCTAAATGTTGATCGTTTTACTCCCGCATTCATTCAACTTGCAAGTTCGCGCTCCTCGCCGGTTGTGAGGCAAGGGTTAGGTCCGCGAAGCACTTTCCCTGACCACTCTGGGCTGAAACGGAAGTGAATCGTCCCCTACGACACTCCATAGACTTTAGCGGCTCCTCCTAATGTACATTATTTTCGACATTACATCATCAATCGCGAGATTGAGGTTATACTCCGGATAAATCGGCTGCCGATGCGTAATTTCAATCAtggtgtaaacaaacaaacggtgatggcattgatgccattgtgaagatagtgaaattcgaaaaaaaaaaaagaatcagaaTGGCTATGGGAATGGGATGCAATCAATTATACTTTTCTGAATCGCGTTTTTCACCATTGCAACATACACCAttataggattttttataataattattcaacagatatttaaagcaaaaaacaatactatattgtgtaatgcaatattccatttcaatataggtgtttggtacgaaaataaaaaatctggcaatactgttgaTGAAACAAGCCTTTCATGTTATGCTAGTgttcaacaaatggaaaatgtacgtgaaacgaaagtgcaattgcaaatgattttatgtaattaatagatacgagtaaattgtacggatgtttagaaaataactaaagtAGACTTTAACTAATATCGTGAATAGGTGCTTAACCCAATATACGTAGTATGTTTTACCACACAGCTTATTTCATAGCAGCCCAagcttaagttattttttaagagaattgaaattttcgttccacctaccgataaaaattttcaataaatatttcgtttcagaaattgatgtgctaattaaatttattgtgtccaatagtacagctaacttacaaaataatctgtatagtttattgaaactgtttgaaaatggttcaatttcctgttttaacatggtttgtacagatcgttcaacatttgggtagcgttcaacaattagcgagtTACCCTACAGCTCAAcaacaaaacaatatttcatgcaactaaagaaactataagcaaagaagcgaaatgttccaattggaattccaagtttactgtcaatgtcattccaatcgagcaggagacttgtcaaacactttttcacacaagctgaaaacggctcacacaaaaatgttaccgcccacgaaaattttgcttcttctgaagtagCATTTTTTCTGAATACATGAGTGtcgattgcaattttcatgctttgcataaagaatgctctactcattacattggttttccacacattcagtcaatttttcattcgttacccaaacctgtgaaaattcaacacataaaacctgtgactcacttttagcgtgggattcgtcattggcagtgctgcgtaatagatttggcatagttgctagctgatttattttaaatatgatcagatttcgtctctttataatttagactctttacatgcaacatgctcaccagatgaggATTATGTATGGGCACAGCGCAGTggggtttgaagaaatttattcaaagtgGTACGTCTGTTACGTTATACTTAACAATGCATTACGGGAAAGGATGATGGGAACTTTTTACTAACTTGAAAATAACATTCGAATTCATCAGTGTGCCATATTATTAGTGAAAGAGAAAATCTTTATAAATAAATCGATCACTAATTTGCGTAACTGTTTCCTAACCTATAAAAGGTGTGCCCCTAATTGAAACAGATCCTTACTAGGGAGAGATAGTTGAACTATTTAAATCTCCCGTAGACGCAACATTGAGTGATTTCAGAATCTATCCAACATCACCATTGATACCGATATTGCTTTTGAAATACTAgaagggtcggtgttcccttagtggacagtcccctatagtcgcgatttttacggccgttttgctataaatcttttcaaaacattttttgacatgaaggtcaggagctatttatctaagtaccattgatacacagcttgattttgttcaaaaaatgatcgaaataattagttttgcttaaaatttaagctcccttgcgcctatagtaaacctattgttcctatagtagctctactgagagaaactatttttattatacgagataattgatgaattaggaactttttttacatcaaacgaaagcttttgatccacactttgtaggaaaaatataaaagttttgtaaaacacggttttgataagtattttgtcaacgccgtgatgctactgctactataggaacagaaatttgaaatagTGCTATATattataggcacatgtgtttcTACAGTGGCACAcgtgataataaatacaaaaaaatgagttttcgtagttttcatattttttccacaaaaccaagataaaaagctttcaggtgaggtaaaaataatgatgctagcgttatttttagattttatacgaatttttgttattagctatgcggctattggtacatcgaccctaattGAAAACTAGTTTTCACCCTCATACTATTTTGcaaatacaactttaaatttGAAAAGAGTAGCATTCGCAATCACAACGTAAAACTATAGGTAAAGAATTCCTGTTTCTATCAGTCCCCTTTTTCGCGATCTCTCCCTATCGTATGCAGGATTACCTACCAGTATCTATCATTTTGCACTTCCCCATTATCCAGAGTCATAGATAAACTGGTTTTACCTGAATCGCATATCCATCTCCGTTGTCCCTTCCAATCCTGCCAGGACAACTGACCATAAGGACTGTTTTTCCGTATCAATCGCTTACGGATCTCGTTCGGCCGGAGGGACCTCAGCCGCTGAACGCTGGACAAGTCAGCTTTGCGCAGTGGCGATATCGTAACCAATGAGGTTTAACCGAGGTGCGATTATTGCTAGTTGAAAACTAATACCAATACCCCGCCTTGGGGACGTGAAATACCGTCCGCTACGGCAATTTTTGACAACCCCGAAAGGGGTCATAAACTTGTAAGAAAAATAGTCCATATCCAGCGACTCTTGGcataatttgataaaaaaattctATGTGCTATGATACCTGAATAATGGTGCAAAATAAACCATTTCACGTTGAAAGATGGGTTATCTAACGTGTTGAGATCGATTTTTACCAACTTCACTGGGTCATGCGCTATAGCGAATTGAAATGCGACAAAATAAATATTCGATCTTCACAAGTTGTTTTACACCTTTTCAACGTGAAGCAGTTGTGGGTGCTACAGTAATAGGTACATTACTTACAATTCGATACAGACTCTCCATTAATCTCTCGAGAGACTTCTCAAGGTTTCTTTAGCAAAAATCTTAGAAGAGGCTTTTGGGAAAACCTATGGTGAAATTCTCGAGAATCTCCTCGATAAATTATCGCAACAATCGCCAAAGAAATTTTTGTTATGTTCAAAGTCATTCAAAAGATTTTCTAGGAATGTCTGAAAATCTTactaatttttttaacatattttccgaaTTTCAATAGGAATTTCTTGCAATATATTCAGGAATCCaggtttggagcatgtttagaggggttttatcatgcactactatcccccaatctgatcaaagttgtagcagtatacgataaataGTCTCTTATATTGTgcagcatattatgatagttacagagagcgatacgtgagagattctctcaattttctcaggattcaatccctggctgtgaaagaattcttgaagaaaaataCAGTTAAATTATGGAGGAATCCAAAAGACTTCATTGATTTCTCGAAGTTATTCCCgggcaattttttttaatgagtcACAGGTTTCATTTCATTACAaccttttggagattttttaaaggaaaatGAGCTTTGGAGTAAACCAAGAATAATCCCAGAACAGTTACCAGGAAGCATTGGAGAACTATgtgttttttcagaaattagcATTGAAAAGTTCTCGAagcaattgcaaaaaaaaaactaaatcgaCAAGCCAGCAGAAGTGCAGATATAAGGACATGTTTTGACCTTAGCAGCTcactaaataattatttagcaTAAAGTAGGGAGAAAGTTCGATTCGAACTTGTTTTGAACTTTCTAGATGTTTATAAATGCATGAGCTACTTTATCGTGAATCAAGTTCTTTTAGTATCAGTTATGTTCTCTTATTCAGCGATATAGTTCCATTGGAACTCAAAATCGACTGGAATTGAACTTTTGAGTTCATTACTTAAGTAAAATCCGAACTGGTTACTTGGGCCAATCCCTTTAAAAATTCCGTTCGTAATTCTGGGACGAGTTCGAGTGTAAATGCCTGAAGAAATGTTCTAGAGGGTATGCAAAGAATTGCATCGAGGTACTATTAGAGAAATTGTTAGACGAAAATTTGGAGGAAAATTTCGATAAACATCCTAATATATGGCTAAAATGGAttattacaaaacaaaaaaagaatTATACATGCTATTTCCTTGCATTGCGGAAGAacatttatccagaaattcctacattCATTTATGGAGgattctttagatatttttctAGTAAAGGGataaaaaagtagattggagtaccttgtaacTTATAATTCCGCCCTAATTCCTATCTAGGGTAGAAGGGACTCCAATCTACTCTTTTGTATCTCTCTTGAGGTtttgctcagaggattcgaacatatTAATTTTGTGTATACAAGGAACAATGGCTGTTGGAGCACCCCGCCGATATAGTTTCAGGTGAAAACCAcactagttttttttaagtaattagAAGAATCTGAAAACTACAAACTGCTAGAATAAGAAATTCAGTCAAGTTAAATACCTGACGTCACCAGACTAGATACTAGTGCTAAATCCGTTGCTTAAGGAGCAGATAAGAACGTTGGACAGTTTCTAAAATGGATTTCGAGAGATTAAATCGAGATTATTATCTGTATACGAAGCTGAATGGTGTTGATGAGTATGTATCGACACTCTACGTTAATGATCTGTTGGTGGCCGGCCGTATCGGAATTTGAAGATGTATGTAAGAAGACTGACCGTGGCGAGCTACATTTTTGTGGGATGATTCTCAACTACAATGGCGAAGAAGAACAATGGCAGTTAGGGCAAGATTGTATCATCGAGAAAACAAggtaattttttaaattaaattttattcctTTTATCCCGTTTGAACTCTTTCAGGACTTATTCAATGTGTATATTGTATGGGCTGGATACGTGAATTATTGTCGACTTGTGGAGTCATTTGTGATGTTCCCCGCCATCGTTGTGCGAATAGAGCTTGAATGTCGGAGCATTGTGAAGTTTGTCAATTCATGGaacaaaattctccggcgaACGTTAAAAACCGTCGTAAGTTCACCCTATGCTACACACCCCGGTGATCACAAGCCGTCGTACGTATGATTGGACCTAATCTGAAGGCGAGAGGTTTCATTTCATCGTGCGATCAGAGTCCCCATGGCGTAATCCTGAGGAGACAAATTGTCGTCTCAGCTCTCGTAGTAAACCAAATTGAAAGCCTTTCGTCCAGCATTCACCTCCTCCGCAACGATAATTCGGCCATACTTTCTGAGACCTTCATCGCTTTTGCCATACCAGCAGAATCCGCGAACAAGGAACTTCGCCGAGCTTCGAGGAGGGAGTAGGCACAACGATCGTCTATCCTCCCTCGCCGGCATCGACCGGGTACGTCCATCATTGTCACATCGAGTCAACGTCACCAGTAATCCTGTGCAGGTAGGTGGAAACTTTTTACATGTCCATGACTGGTTTTCTATGAAATTCGTTGCGGTAAAATGAGTCAAGTCCAACCCAAATTAATATAGATTTCTTCCGATCAGTTAAATtatatattgaattttgaagttcGGAAGGTTCGTCAAGTTGAAAAGTAAGTTTGTTGAAGCCGTTTACGAGACCCCTAAGGAAAAAGTCTAAAAAGAGCAAAGCAAAGTCGGTACAAtttggaacgactcaagctacccgaagtcgcaacagATTACGCGCAAAGTCTTgtagcagcgttgccggatgagggagaGCTCATCATAGCCCCTCTTGgagactgctggagtagtgtcaaagcagccattaacaatgcAGCGGaagggttcgtggaaggaaatcgatggaatggttgattcgacgaggagtgccagacggttttggacgagaagaatgcagcgcgggcgattatTCTGCAGCAATGTACCCGTCAAaatgtggaacgatacaaacagaagcaaaaacagcaaacccatctatttcGGGATAAAAAGAGCCGCCAGGAAGAGTTGGAGtgtgaagagatggagcagctgtattgttctaaaaaaaacgcgtaagttctactaGAATCTACAATACATTCCGCAAAGGCTTTGGCCGCGAGCCTAAATGtgtcgggataaggatggaggtatctcgACGTACAaccgtgaggtgattgaaaggtggcagcagcgctacgatgaacacctgaatggtgcagaggaggaagaccaagGCAGCAGAAAGAACTGATGAAGCCACAGTACGGCTCAACAAATTTCGTCAGTCCACTCAAGAACAAAACGAGCCCATCCGTCCAACATCACGGCCGTCTGAAAGCGGACTGACATATTGACCCTCCTCTGAGCAAACGCTCAACTGCACCCGGATTAACACGGCAATCGACCAAAAACGGCTATGAACAAATGGACATCTCTTGGACTGAAAAAAGCATTCCTGCGTGTTCTTCAATCTACCTGCGAAAAGTAGAGAGCGCAAAGTGACAGCGTAACATCAGATCCAAAAATAGATTAGGTAATATTAGGTGAAGGTAATTAGGTGCTCTAGTACATCAGTCGAATTGATCCTCGCTCTAGTGATGCCAAATGGCGAAATGAGCTACAAATTAGAATATAAGTaaattaagaataaaaaaaagcagGCTAACAGTCAAGGACCGAGcttgttggcgtaacattgtggcgcaggtcatgtctcgaaggacgtagcgccatcaaaGTAAAGTGAAGAATTATAACAGTTACAATGAAAAGTAAAGTActtcaaaaaatctaaaaacaagaAGTGGAACTCATTCGCTTGGACTCAATGACTCATATAAGAGTCATACACCCTAGAGGCGTTTGTTCTATGCCAATGCTCACACATACACAGGAATACGGAGTCGTTCTTTTCTCGGAAAGCATCGGGCCTCATGTGCCCGTTCGTTGCCCTTCGGCTATCAACAAACCATCGTGCAACGGTATCGTACGCTTCATTCGGCAGTTCGACGTTGCGTAGGCAGGACCGCGCTTGCCGTCGGTTTGTTTATATCCAAGCAAGTGCCCTaccataagaacataagaagaGGACATTATCAGAGCTATACAGACACATCAACATACGGCGAGAGCGTTCGAAAAGAGAGTAATAAAAACCGTgcaaaactttcttctgcaaaccAATTGTTGAAAATGTGAGCAAAGGCAACGCGAGGCGATAATTATTTCTTTCGCGATGGAGGTGACAAATCTTTTCCGGTGCTAGAGCGATAGTCTATGCTTTACgtaagaggaatttctggaagattacTCCCTTCTGAGTGAGGATTGCACGGGAAGCAAGGTGGAAAAATTCGCTACCGCCAGACACGGGACCATGGCAGAAGATTTATCGATCAATAAAAATAAGATGTGAGTATAGACATAAATAAGTGCGCCTTCACTTCTCAAGATAATTGCTGCCAGTGGCATATAGCGCAAGATTTTCCCGAGGAGAGAGCGGAGCAAGATCAAAGATGGATGCCCTGCAAATGTTCTGAAGTTATTTTAATTAGTTTTATTGCTAGGAAAAGTTTTGGTGAGCTCTTCggtgttttgatttcgaaagGAGTTTGTTTACATCGTTTCAAACGTACGAAATTCGAACGGGCTTTGCTTTCGTTTCGTTTGATTTCTTTCGTTGCAGGATTAGAAATATAGACTAGACTATCGATATAGAATTCTTTTGAGAGACAAGGCAGCTCCCTTTTTAAATAGATTTCGAATGTAGAATAGGTACTTATGTAAATGTTCGTCTCGTTGCTTTTCAGCTGTTCTTCGCGCTACAACAACAACGACATCTGTCGGTTGTGCTTGAAGAATGAGGCCCATATGGAGCCGCTATTTTACGCGAATCTATTTCCGAACATTCTGCTCACCAAGAAGATTTACGATTGCACATCGATACAGGTATGACGGTTAGTTAGATTTCGCTGTGCTTTGCGGCTAAGtggtgttttgtttttttttcgtttagaTTATTTACGAGCGCAACCTGCCGATGTTCGTTTGCAAACTTTGCGCCAACAAGCTAGATGAGTATATTCGATTTCGGGAGCGCTGTGTAGCAAACGATGAATTTCTGCGGAATGCTTTAGCGTTTTTCGATGCGGGCCAAAATAGTATTAAAGCAGAGCTGGATGAAATAAAACAGGAACAAGTAGCTGTTCCTGTTTCGATAACCCAGCATGCTGTTGCCGTTCCGATAGATTTTCGTCAGGTGAAGAAAGCCCCGGAATCCGATTTGTACGAACAAGACATCGATGAAGATCATTCAGATCAACGGTTCTCCTGTGAAGTTTGTGATTTTCACGGCGACGATGATAACGCACTGCAAGAGCATAGAAAACAGCACGAAGAAAAGTCTTTCGCCTGCACAATGTGTCCTAAAACGTTCAAAATACGCCAACATCTGTTGATCCATAGTCATACGCATGTCGAACTACAGCAGGAACGACTGGAGCAAACAGGCGATAATACAAAGCCAACATACAGCTGCACAAAGTGTACCAAAGTGTTTATCAATAGAGGCAACCTGCTGAATCACGCGGTAGAGTGTCACGGCAATGTGAAGAATTTTTCTTGTGAAATCTGCTCGAAATCCTTCAAGTACAACGTTCAGCTGAGGATTCATATGCGGACTCACTCCGGAGAACGTCCGCACACGTGCGAGATTTGTCACCGAGGGTTCTCTCAGTTATCGAATCTACGATCCCACCGAAAGGTTGAATAGTATCACATGCTTTTCATCTAGATTTTATCTTATTTGTCTGTGTTTTGTAGGTTCACTCAAAAGTTAAACCGTACAAATGTCAGCTATGTCTGAAGAGTTTCACCATGCTGGACAACCTTACGGCGCACAGCTTGAAGTGCGTCAAAGACAAATATCGATGCACGCTGTGTGCGAAATCGTTTGCCAAAGAAGGGAACCTAATTTCCCACCTACAGTGCCATAGCGAAGGAGTTGTGGAGAAGAATTTCAAGTGCGAAATGTGCCCGAAAAGTTTTCGCAACAAGGAAGATTGGAAACGGCACGTCCGAGTCCATACGGGTAGGATCAGCTTAAGAGCATGAGTAATACTCGCTTGGCCCtctattttcatacaaaggttAAAAATTAAGCATTCAATTTTATCAAGTATAGAAACCGGTGGTTCAAATTTGTGGACCACTAGTAagtgaaaatcaaaaacaatttgACAATTCTTGGTTTATCAAAACTGCCATaactcagaaatttctccgacgACCATTAGTGTTAGAGAAAAAGGGAGGTGTGACATCATAAAAATTACGTTTtttccttaaggtgattataaaacgaagccaaactttgaattttcaagtgcacaagactggagaatctgacaacagttcacgttgaaaatcaatcaaattaccaATGGTAACCAATGAGATAAATATTCTACGCGGAGcgttgtttggttctcaagtcttgtgctctttaATATTTGCGgagtggcttcgttctataatcaccgtataatgaatattttatttttgcacaTTAAGCTGCTATGTTTCCTCTTTCCATAAACAAGTTGTGAAGAGTCCTCAAATTAATATCTGAGTTATGCAAGTCTTGCTGATCaaagaattgtcaaaaattgagtccaaaaatcgtttttgaacaTAACTAACGAGGCGATTACCAATTTGACAAACCGAATGCGATCTCTACACTTACACGACAAGAGCTTTCAGAATAGCAATCTTTTAAACATTTCGAAAGACCAAGTGCAAATAGTGGGCGTCCGGCGAGCGAGAATTACGCTTATTCAATGTTGAAGAAAACTTAATTCCCTACTCTTTCAGGTGAAAAGCCATACGTTTGTGACATATGTCAAAAAGGATTTGCGCAAAAGGCAAACCTTCTATCTCACCGAAAAACGCATCTGAAACCCGACGTTATATTCAAATGTGAGAGATGCGAGAAGATCTGTCGAACTCAGAAGTTGCTGGAAATGCACGTACTGAAGTGTGGCCTAGTGGAATCGCCACCTGCTTCGGTGGTGGCGGTTCAGGTGCCCACGCCAACGCCACCCTCACCAATGGTTACGCCTCCCCCAGCTCCGCTAACGCCCACCCTGGAAGTCTTGTCCGATTTACTTCGGTATGAGATAGCCATGCGAACGCCGACCAAGTTGCAGGAAATGCTCATAGCGGCCATGGACAAAAGGAAAGCCGCGACGGCAACCATACCGATTGAGAGCGCTGGCAATAAGCTGTTAACCGGGCAACCGCCACCAGTCGGATCGTCAAATCGCCATTATCGGTGCGAGGTGTGCTTCAAGGTGTACTCTCAGTATCCCAGCTTGGTGAAGCATCGGAAGGTGCACCAGAAGTCACCGAGGTCGAGATCGCAATCCGCCGAAGCCGATGATCGGCCGTACTACTGTGATATCTGCGGGaagaatttcaaattcaatcgaAATTTGAAGGTAATTTGTGAATAACATGCACGAGCAGTCATTATCTCACTGTTGTTAGAGAACATgtgttcaagttttttttttatactggCAAAAATTGCAAATCACATGGATGTATTTTCTTCTGGAGTTTGTTGAAAATactaccagaaattcttcttcaaATTTCACCATGAACTTCTCGAAGAAGTTTTTCGGGGAATCTCCCACAAATTAGTTTATGGACTTTTAGAACacattcttctaggaattccttcaaaaatttccctATGAACTTCACTTCAAATTCTACTAGCAGtttgtcgaaaaaaaatttcagaagtcctccaaaaatttctccatggattttccAATAGGGATGGTTATGTCACGctcaattttaacttttttgaccccctcccccctttgtcacgttttttgtacactgagataaaaaaaacttaataatttcttaaggaacaattatgatttggcgccacaacgattattattgaaatttttaagttttacttatgattttggtgaagaatttcagtaataaatttcataagtcaatcaatgaaattcggtaTTAACGCAATGATAATATCTTAATTTGAATTATTAATCGGTAATATTGTTCGCTTTTTATTTCAGGCGTgttcaaaaattgacatgttttgataacatgtgattTGCTTTCGATTGACTTGTAgtcaacatcgaaagcggagcagtttttctagcgattgctatgataattatttcaagtaattgttgttaaagaactcaaagctctcacttatgaaacttatgatcccattttcgaaatgtttaagcgtgcaatgaaaccataatttggttgcttcataagtcttgatttattgaaaacctaagtatttttgcctcagtgtatgagtcctccaaaatttttgtaaggcttgtcacgcttggcttgaccccctcggagcgtgatgtaatttgtgcatgaccccttattaGTCTGAAGAATcgcctgttttggagcgtcttgctgggtagtgcttcgtgaatcccaagcaggacagtttttacattcagaaatggaatagtgaaaagtgaaaaatgaaaaagtgatttgtttgattggtgtcctcagtactgttggtttttggctgccctaagttcaccgaaccatccggaagtgacaggcagcacataaatttagagaatcaatccggtgagtttgttccagtatgatactttttcttttgtgagccttccggatcgtttttgtccgcgtcgtggaacttctgatcgtttcttgaacggaaaatgttattttcggagtttgataattatgttccgattgcgcattctgtccgggcgggtgttacgcaactaacaatcggttgtggatgctttttaaccgttcgatgaccctggagggatcgattctgcttttcgtataattttgagcagaaaaaccgactgtgttatcctagggtgtttagttcgaacgcgcttcctttcgtttttcgattatctaaaaatacagtacagtttttcaatgggcacagtacagtttttcaataggcgtgattttttttttacgcgtatcgttattttatacaatccgatgactctggagggatcggttttgctttttactggttattgagcaaaaatattactgcacaatcgacaagcatttcgcgaaatactatttatactataaataagctattgttttctcttttgattgccggcattcaaaagattaatttgaaaacgcttaaacaacaaatatttatggtctatcgccagctttctaggcgaatcctgacaatataccttttccaacctccaactccgtagcacttatgagggtgtcgctgagtcggtggcctctcattaagtaagtgctacatcaacatttccttcccctatcccaagttacggtaaagatgggcgtggccgggaatagcgatattcatgcttttagtattcttgtttatgatttgaacaaggtaggCCTCCCCTGTCTCTGCTTGCAACCATATGCTGTtactctgcacgccagatctcagATAAGTGATTGACACCTTGTCTGTATTCTGAACACTTGATTCCGAATTATACAGCAGAGCGCGCAGTAGTTTAGACGTACCATAAACCCATCCAACCAACCTGCACGCCAACCAGACGATTTTAagaatcgaatgtacatcggattttttctcgctagagatcagtatttgggttatatttcatcggtaaaatttcgattttagctatttttcatcatgaaATTCACGTTCTTcgacgcat
It contains:
- the LOC5574671 gene encoding zinc finger protein 708 encodes the protein MAEDLSINKNKICSSRYNNNDICRLCLKNEAHMEPLFYANLFPNILLTKKIYDCTSIQIIYERNLPMFVCKLCANKLDEYIRFRERCVANDEFLRNALAFFDAGQNSIKAELDEIKQEQVAVPVSITQHAVAVPIDFRQVKKAPESDLYEQDIDEDHSDQRFSCEVCDFHGDDDNALQEHRKQHEEKSFACTMCPKTFKIRQHLLIHSHTHVELQQERLEQTGDNTKPTYSCTKCTKVFINRGNLLNHAVECHGNVKNFSCEICSKSFKYNVQLRIHMRTHSGERPHTCEICHRGFSQLSNLRSHRKVHSKVKPYKCQLCLKSFTMLDNLTAHSLKCVKDKYRCTLCAKSFAKEGNLISHLQCHSEGVVEKNFKCEMCPKSFRNKEDWKRHVRVHTGEKPYVCDICQKGFAQKANLLSHRKTHLKPDVIFKCERCEKICRTQKLLEMHVLKCGLVESPPASVVAVQVPTPTPPSPMVTPPPAPLTPTLEVLSDLLRYEIAMRTPTKLQEMLIAAMDKRKAATATIPIESAGNKLLTGQPPPVGSSNRHYRCEVCFKVYSQYPSLVKHRKVHQKSPRSRSQSAEADDRPYYCDICGKNFKFNRNLKVHMKLHTKANGFFKCDKCSSTFEAADQLKNHLLEHPIDVEKIFNCEFCSNTFKSNEDLKRHRRSHTGERPFRCDTCPKAFTQLSNLRAHTKIHEKKRTAYGCNICLLELDSVEALNMHLKTHQYQLFELCKEMKH